Proteins encoded by one window of Chondromyces crocatus:
- a CDS encoding isopenicillin N synthase family dioxygenase has protein sequence MNIPTVDLNDLSSSDPSRVAQGAEALRQAFGTFGLVYVQNHGVDAQALSRFYDAFGDFVARPVEQKRPYGRADLWYQRGWTPPNTEVAVAGNGQPDFKECYFAAPLPTDDLSPLEFPQLYPENLWPEDAPPYFKEGLLTMGRALHDAGLALLSAAAIALGLDKAAFTSLCERAPHVTRALQYLPLDASQVNTGILWGEEHTDFNLLTLLPGGRFLDPEGRPASQPDSKSGLYLRTRATPDEPNGRLVRGSAPPGCIVAQVGQQLEILTGGTFLATPHVITAPGVPGWQRQSAAHFMHVHTSSVLFPLPKLRTPAAIQSYAPPVLAGTYDIKTLVDIGLAPSSALDQLGYRHYDRLNRMRTDDASVATS, from the coding sequence ATGAACATCCCTACCGTCGATCTCAACGATCTCTCCTCCAGCGACCCCTCCCGCGTGGCGCAGGGGGCCGAGGCGCTCCGCCAGGCGTTCGGCACCTTCGGCCTCGTGTACGTGCAGAACCACGGGGTCGATGCGCAGGCACTCAGCCGCTTCTACGACGCGTTCGGCGACTTCGTCGCGCGGCCCGTCGAGCAAAAGCGCCCCTATGGACGCGCCGACCTCTGGTACCAGCGCGGCTGGACGCCGCCGAACACCGAGGTCGCCGTCGCGGGCAACGGTCAGCCCGACTTCAAGGAGTGCTACTTCGCCGCGCCCTTGCCGACCGACGACCTGTCTCCCCTCGAGTTTCCCCAGCTCTACCCGGAGAACCTCTGGCCGGAAGACGCGCCGCCGTACTTCAAGGAAGGTCTGCTGACGATGGGCCGCGCGCTCCACGACGCGGGCCTCGCGCTCCTGTCTGCTGCGGCCATCGCCCTCGGCCTCGACAAGGCGGCGTTCACGTCGCTGTGCGAGCGCGCGCCCCATGTCACCCGCGCGCTCCAGTACCTCCCCCTCGACGCCTCGCAGGTGAACACGGGGATCCTGTGGGGTGAGGAGCACACGGACTTCAACCTGCTCACGCTCCTGCCGGGAGGGCGCTTCCTCGATCCCGAGGGGCGCCCCGCGTCCCAGCCGGACAGCAAGAGCGGCCTCTATCTCCGCACCCGCGCCACTCCCGACGAGCCCAATGGCCGCCTGGTGCGTGGGTCTGCGCCTCCGGGCTGCATCGTCGCGCAGGTCGGACAGCAGCTGGAGATCCTCACGGGCGGCACCTTCCTCGCGACGCCGCACGTGATCACGGCGCCGGGGGTCCCCGGGTGGCAGCGCCAGTCGGCCGCGCACTTCATGCACGTCCACACCAGCTCCGTCCTCTTCCCGCTCCCGAAGCTCCGTACGCCGGCGGCCATCCAGAGCTACGCCCCCCCGGTCCTCGCGGGCACCTACGACATCAAGACCCTGGTCGACATCGGCCTGGCCCCATCGAGCGCCCTCGATCAGCTCGGCTACCGCCACTACGACCGGCTGAACCGCATGCGCACCGACGACGCGAGCGTCGCGACGAGCTAG